In the genome of Bradyrhizobium sp. CIAT3101, one region contains:
- a CDS encoding XdhC family protein, translating into MLDRDEDILKAAEDWQKAGRGVALATVVETWGSAPRPAGSSLVINDEGTFLGSVSGGCVEGAVVTEAMDVIESGKPKMLEFGVADETAWNVGLSCGGTIRVFVEKVG; encoded by the coding sequence ATGCTCGATCGCGACGAGGATATTCTGAAGGCGGCGGAGGACTGGCAGAAGGCCGGCCGTGGCGTCGCGCTGGCAACCGTCGTCGAGACCTGGGGCTCGGCCCCGCGCCCGGCGGGCTCGAGCCTCGTCATCAACGACGAGGGCACGTTTCTCGGTTCGGTCTCCGGCGGCTGTGTCGAGGGCGCCGTGGTCACCGAGGCCATGGACGTGATCGAGAGCGGCAAGCCCAAGATGCTCGAGTTCGGCGTCGCCGACGAGACAGCCTGGAACGTCGGTCTGTCCTGCGGCGGCACCATCCGCGTCTTCGTCGAGAAGGTCGGCTAG
- a CDS encoding molybdopterin-binding/glycosyltransferase family 2 protein, whose amino-acid sequence MKFGPASPKDAIGGVTVHTLRQGPLVLKKGTTIGPAEVEALTRAGIKDVVVVRMEEGDVSEDVAAASIALAIGGEGIHVERAFTGRANLFAARPGLLVIDRAAVDRINNIDEAITFATLAAYKPVVEGEMVGTVKIIPFGVEGNLRDAAVKAAGHDVLKIAPYVVKRVGVVSTLLPGLSSKVVDKTLRVTAERLAPAGASIIAERRVQHDERALSAAIKELLALGAELVIVFGASAIADRRDVIPAAVTEIGGEIEHFGMPVDPGNLLLIARAGSVPVLGAPGCARSPVENGFDWVLMRLLAGIRVTRSELMGMGVGGLLMEIVTRPQPRAKPEIEGNSQVAAIVLAAGRSTRMGGPNKLLAELDGKKLVRIATEQALASKASEVIVVTGHQTELVEQALKGLKVRFVKNPDFAGGIASSVKAGIAAVSETSDGAVVCLGDMPLIDAGLIDRLIDGFAPDRGNLIVVPVADGRRGNPVLWSRRFFKELMTLDGDVGARHLIARHTEAVAEVPVDGEGAFLDIDTPQALEAARRS is encoded by the coding sequence ATGAAGTTCGGCCCGGCGAGCCCCAAGGATGCGATCGGCGGGGTGACCGTCCACACCCTGCGTCAGGGTCCGCTGGTGCTGAAGAAAGGCACGACCATCGGGCCTGCCGAAGTCGAGGCGCTGACGCGCGCCGGCATCAAGGATGTCGTCGTGGTGCGGATGGAGGAGGGCGACGTCTCTGAAGACGTCGCGGCCGCCAGCATCGCGCTTGCGATCGGCGGCGAGGGGATTCATGTCGAGCGCGCCTTCACCGGCCGCGCCAATCTGTTCGCCGCGCGTCCCGGCCTGCTGGTGATCGACCGCGCCGCGGTCGACCGCATCAACAATATCGACGAGGCCATCACCTTCGCCACGCTCGCCGCCTACAAGCCAGTGGTCGAAGGCGAGATGGTCGGTACCGTCAAGATCATCCCGTTCGGCGTTGAAGGAAATCTGCGCGACGCCGCAGTGAAGGCCGCAGGCCACGACGTGCTGAAAATCGCACCCTACGTCGTCAAGCGCGTCGGCGTGGTCTCGACGCTGCTGCCGGGTCTGTCCTCCAAAGTGGTCGACAAGACGCTGCGCGTCACCGCCGAGCGCCTCGCGCCGGCGGGCGCCAGCATCATTGCCGAGCGTCGCGTGCAGCATGACGAGCGCGCGCTGTCGGCGGCGATCAAGGAATTGCTGGCGCTTGGCGCCGAGCTCGTGATCGTGTTCGGCGCATCGGCGATTGCCGACCGCCGCGATGTGATCCCGGCCGCGGTCACCGAGATCGGCGGCGAGATCGAGCATTTCGGCATGCCGGTCGATCCCGGCAATCTGCTGCTGATCGCGCGTGCCGGCAGCGTGCCGGTGCTGGGCGCGCCGGGCTGTGCACGTTCGCCGGTCGAGAACGGTTTCGACTGGGTGCTGATGCGGCTCCTGGCCGGCATCAGGGTGACGCGCTCCGAGCTGATGGGCATGGGCGTCGGCGGCCTCCTGATGGAGATCGTGACGCGGCCGCAGCCGCGCGCCAAGCCGGAGATCGAGGGCAACAGCCAGGTCGCGGCCATCGTGCTCGCAGCGGGGCGCTCCACCCGCATGGGTGGGCCGAACAAGCTGCTGGCCGAACTCGACGGCAAGAAGCTGGTGCGGATCGCGACCGAGCAGGCACTGGCGTCGAAAGCGTCCGAGGTGATCGTCGTCACCGGCCATCAGACCGAGCTGGTCGAGCAGGCGCTGAAGGGCCTGAAGGTGCGTTTCGTCAAGAATCCGGATTTCGCCGGCGGCATCGCGAGCTCGGTCAAGGCCGGCATCGCGGCCGTGTCTGAAACTAGCGACGGCGCCGTGGTTTGCCTGGGCGACATGCCGCTGATCGACGCCGGCCTGATCGACCGTCTCATCGACGGGTTTGCGCCGGACCGCGGCAATCTCATCGTTGTGCCGGTAGCCGACGGCCGCCGCGGCAATCCCGTGCTGTGGTCGCGCCGCTTCTTCAAGGAGTTGATGACGCTCGATGGCGACGTCGGTGCGCGGCACCTGATCGCCAGGCACACCGAAGCGGTCGCCGAAGTGCCTGTCGACGGTGAGGGCGCTTTTCTCGACATCGACACGCCACAGGCGCTGGAAGCCGCAAGACGCAGTTGA
- a CDS encoding MoxR family ATPase: MTSATLPASVDAMLELLTSRGYLAERSLATVAYLSLRMGRPLFLEGEAGVGKTEIAKVLSAALGRKLIRLQCYEGLDVSSAVYEWNSAAQMIAIRMAEAAGDTDREQLSSDIFADRYMIKRPLLQALEPDVAGPPVLLIDELDRADEAFEAYLLEILSDFQVTIPEFGTVKAPHPPIVIITSNRTREIHDALKRRCLYHWVDYPAAERELAIVKSRVPGISAKLSQQVVRFVQALRNQDFYKSPGVAETIDWATALSELDARSLTPQVVGDTLGALLKYQDDITRMQGDTLQKALKEATSES; this comes from the coding sequence ATGACTTCAGCGACCTTGCCGGCATCGGTCGATGCGATGCTCGAACTCTTGACCTCGCGCGGCTACCTTGCCGAGCGGTCGTTGGCGACGGTGGCGTATCTTTCGCTGCGCATGGGACGGCCGCTGTTTCTCGAAGGCGAGGCCGGCGTCGGCAAGACCGAGATCGCGAAGGTGCTGTCTGCGGCGCTGGGGCGGAAGCTGATCCGCCTGCAGTGCTACGAAGGCCTCGATGTCTCCTCCGCGGTCTATGAGTGGAACAGCGCCGCGCAGATGATCGCGATCCGGATGGCGGAAGCCGCCGGCGATACCGACCGCGAGCAACTCTCGAGCGACATCTTCGCCGACCGCTACATGATCAAGCGGCCGCTGCTGCAGGCGCTGGAGCCCGACGTGGCCGGTCCGCCGGTGCTGCTGATCGACGAGCTCGACCGCGCCGACGAAGCGTTCGAGGCGTACCTTCTCGAGATCCTCAGCGACTTCCAGGTGACCATCCCCGAGTTCGGCACCGTGAAGGCGCCGCACCCGCCGATCGTCATCATCACCTCCAACCGCACCCGCGAGATCCACGACGCGCTGAAGCGGCGCTGTCTCTATCACTGGGTCGACTATCCCGCCGCCGAGCGCGAGCTCGCGATCGTCAAGTCGCGCGTGCCCGGCATCTCGGCAAAGCTGTCGCAGCAGGTCGTGCGCTTCGTGCAGGCGCTGCGCAACCAGGACTTCTACAAATCGCCTGGTGTCGCCGAGACCATCGACTGGGCCACCGCGCTGTCGGAGCTCGACGCCCGCTCACTGACCCCGCAGGTGGTCGGCGACACGCTGGGCGCGCTGCTCAAATATCAGGACGACATCACGCGGATGCAGGGCGATACCTTGCAGAAGGCGCTGAAGGAAGCGACGAGCGAGAGCTGA
- a CDS encoding DUF4189 domain-containing protein: protein MISNVVARRCAMFFFALSVCVAGARHITEAHAAGAFAVGKCGAYGQAYDFGAEHEARVAAQKQCKGDCTTVTMKRACAAMSVDMANPCGAYGYAVKPKISATLNAATRECYKYGGKECVIRAWACDAKG, encoded by the coding sequence ATGATTTCGAACGTCGTCGCGCGCCGCTGCGCGATGTTTTTCTTTGCGCTGTCGGTTTGTGTCGCCGGCGCCCGTCATATTACCGAAGCCCATGCGGCCGGCGCGTTTGCCGTCGGCAAGTGCGGCGCCTATGGCCAGGCCTATGATTTTGGTGCCGAGCACGAAGCGCGTGTCGCGGCACAAAAGCAGTGCAAGGGCGACTGCACGACCGTGACGATGAAGCGCGCCTGTGCGGCGATGTCGGTCGACATGGCCAATCCCTGCGGCGCCTATGGCTATGCCGTGAAGCCGAAGATTTCAGCCACGCTCAATGCCGCCACGCGCGAATGCTACAAATATGGCGGCAAGGAATGCGTGATCCGCGCCTGGGCCTGCGACGCCAAAGGCTGA
- a CDS encoding 3-carboxy-cis,cis-muconate cycloisomerase, translating into MSTALSPLLAPMLSSAAMRNVCDDRSTLQNMLDFEAALARAEAAAGVIPASAVGPIEAACKADAFDLTALAEAAIRSGNLAIPLVKALTADVGKADVEAARYVHWGATSQDVIDTATMLGLRAAIDALDADLSRAIKGFATLARAHRNTAMVARTWLQHALPMPFGLKAAEYASSLARARCRLRRLRREGLALQFGGAAGTLAALGDNGLAVAERLAQELSLPLPEAPWHTHRDRIAEAASSFAILAGTCGKIARDVSLMMQTDVGEAFEPAGEGRGGSSTMPHKRNPVAAASALGCATMAPQLAATIFAAQVQDHERSAGPWHAEWPTLPQLMLVTSGALAAIVDIAEGLDVDAARMRSNLDATHGLIMAEAVTFALADKIGKSDAHHLIEAASKRAVAEKKHLREILAADSQVTAHLTPEKITALFEPMAYQGASQAMIDRLLDSLDRE; encoded by the coding sequence ATGAGCACAGCCCTCTCCCCCCTGCTTGCGCCGATGCTGTCGAGCGCAGCCATGCGCAACGTCTGCGACGACCGCTCCACCCTGCAAAACATGCTCGATTTCGAGGCAGCCCTGGCCCGGGCCGAGGCCGCCGCGGGCGTGATTCCCGCGTCCGCCGTGGGCCCGATCGAAGCCGCCTGCAAGGCCGACGCCTTCGATTTGACCGCCCTCGCCGAGGCCGCGATCCGGTCGGGCAATCTCGCGATTCCCCTGGTCAAGGCGCTAACCGCCGATGTCGGCAAGGCCGACGTCGAAGCCGCCCGCTACGTGCATTGGGGGGCGACCAGCCAGGACGTCATCGACACCGCGACCATGCTCGGCTTGCGCGCCGCCATCGATGCGCTGGACGCTGATCTCAGCCGCGCCATCAAGGGCTTTGCGACACTTGCTCGCGCCCATCGCAACACCGCGATGGTGGCACGGACCTGGCTTCAGCACGCGCTGCCGATGCCGTTCGGGCTGAAGGCGGCCGAATACGCATCGAGCCTCGCCCGCGCCCGCTGCCGCCTGCGGCGACTCCGCCGCGAGGGCCTTGCACTGCAATTCGGCGGCGCCGCCGGCACGCTTGCAGCCCTCGGCGACAACGGGCTCGCGGTGGCCGAACGGCTGGCGCAGGAGCTGAGCCTGCCGCTGCCCGAGGCACCCTGGCACACCCATCGCGACCGCATCGCGGAGGCCGCTTCAAGCTTCGCGATTCTCGCCGGCACCTGCGGCAAGATCGCGCGCGACGTCTCGCTGATGATGCAGACCGATGTCGGTGAAGCCTTCGAGCCCGCCGGCGAAGGCCGTGGCGGCTCGTCGACCATGCCGCACAAGCGCAACCCGGTCGCGGCCGCAAGCGCGCTTGGCTGCGCGACCATGGCGCCGCAGCTCGCCGCGACAATTTTCGCGGCCCAGGTGCAGGACCACGAGCGTAGCGCCGGCCCCTGGCACGCAGAATGGCCGACGCTGCCGCAATTGATGCTGGTCACCTCCGGCGCGCTTGCCGCGATCGTCGACATCGCCGAGGGGCTGGACGTCGATGCCGCGCGCATGCGCAGCAATCTCGATGCGACGCACGGGCTGATCATGGCGGAAGCCGTCACCTTTGCGCTGGCCGACAAGATCGGCAAGAGCGACGCCCATCATCTGATCGAGGCCGCGAGCAAGCGCGCGGTTGCCGAGAAGAAACACTTGCGCGAAATTCTCGCCGCCGATTCGCAGGTCACTGCGCATCTGACGCCCGAGAAAATCACGGCATTGTTCGAGCCGATGGCCTATCAAGGGGCGTCGCAGGCCATGATTGACCGGCTGCTCGACAGCCTCGATCGCGAATAG
- a CDS encoding carbon monoxide dehydrogenase subunit G, translating into MAMTMNGEVQLAAPREAVWEKLNDPEVLKACIPGCEELEKTDDGGFRATAKMKVGPVSARFKGKVTLSDLDPPNGYKISGEGEGGVAGFAKGGAVVKLAEKDGGTLLSYEVEAQIGGKLAQLGQRLINGTAKKLADEFFANFAKAVQG; encoded by the coding sequence ATGGCCATGACAATGAACGGCGAAGTCCAGCTTGCGGCGCCGCGCGAGGCCGTGTGGGAGAAGCTCAATGATCCCGAGGTGCTGAAGGCCTGCATCCCCGGCTGCGAGGAGCTGGAGAAGACCGATGACGGCGGCTTTCGCGCAACCGCAAAAATGAAGGTCGGCCCGGTCTCGGCGCGCTTCAAGGGCAAGGTGACGCTGAGCGATCTCGACCCGCCGAACGGCTACAAGATCTCGGGCGAAGGCGAGGGCGGCGTGGCCGGCTTTGCCAAGGGGGGCGCCGTGGTGAAGCTTGCGGAGAAGGACGGCGGCACGCTGCTGTCCTACGAGGTCGAGGCGCAGATCGGCGGCAAGTTGGCGCAGCTCGGGCAGCGCCTGATCAACGGCACCGCCAAGAAGCTGGCCGACGAGTTTTTCGCGAATTTCGCCAAGGCGGTACAAGGCTGA
- the pcaD gene encoding 3-oxoadipate enol-lactonase: MPMIDADGCLINVSVEGRDGGPTLMLSNSLGCTLQMWEPQMKALTQVFRVIRYDRRGHGKSSVAPAPYTMERFGRDVLAILDDLNIEKVHWCGLSMGGMVGQWLGANAPERFGKLILANTSCYYAEPTKWLERIDAVKKGGIAAVADGVIAGWLTQDFREREPDITARMKAMLLATPVEGYLACCEALSTLDQRALLPDIKSPTLVIAGRHDQATPISAGELIRSSIPGASMTIIDAAHISNVEQPHAFTDAVVGFLTQR; encoded by the coding sequence ATGCCCATGATCGATGCCGACGGTTGCCTGATCAATGTCTCCGTCGAGGGCCGCGACGGCGGGCCGACCTTGATGCTCTCCAACTCGCTCGGCTGTACGCTGCAGATGTGGGAGCCGCAGATGAAGGCGCTGACGCAGGTGTTCCGCGTCATCCGCTACGACCGCCGCGGCCACGGCAAGTCAAGCGTAGCCCCCGCACCCTATACGATGGAACGCTTCGGTCGCGACGTGCTGGCGATCCTCGACGACCTCAACATCGAGAAGGTGCATTGGTGCGGCCTGTCGATGGGCGGCATGGTCGGGCAATGGCTCGGCGCCAACGCGCCGGAGCGCTTCGGCAAGCTCATCCTCGCCAACACCTCCTGCTACTATGCCGAGCCGACCAAATGGCTGGAACGCATCGACGCCGTGAAGAAGGGCGGCATCGCCGCGGTCGCCGACGGCGTGATCGCCGGCTGGCTCACCCAGGATTTCCGCGAGCGCGAGCCTGACATCACCGCCAGGATGAAGGCGATGCTGCTCGCGACCCCGGTCGAGGGTTATCTCGCCTGCTGCGAAGCGCTGTCGACGCTCGACCAGCGTGCGCTGCTGCCTGACATCAAGAGCCCGACGCTGGTGATCGCCGGCCGCCACGACCAGGCAACCCCGATCTCTGCGGGCGAGCTGATCCGCTCGAGCATTCCCGGCGCCAGCATGACCATCATCGACGCCGCCCACATTTCCAATGTCGAGCAGCCGCACGCGTTCACCGACGCGGTGGTGGGATTTTTGACGCAAAGGTAG
- a CDS encoding (2Fe-2S)-binding protein, giving the protein MAKISLIVNGNPVTGNVDPRTLLVQFLRENLRLTGTHVGCDTSQCGACVVHLDGKAVKSCTTLAVMADGHEVKTIEGLAADGARLHPMQEAFREHHGLQCGFCTPGMIMTAIDIVHRKGHELDDHTIREELEGNLCRCTGYQNIVASIAAGAKAMAKSDLA; this is encoded by the coding sequence ATGGCAAAAATCTCCCTTATCGTGAACGGCAATCCTGTTACCGGCAATGTCGACCCGCGTACGCTTCTGGTGCAGTTCCTGCGCGAGAATCTGCGGCTGACGGGCACTCATGTCGGCTGCGACACCTCGCAGTGCGGCGCCTGCGTCGTGCATCTCGACGGCAAGGCCGTGAAGTCCTGCACCACGCTCGCCGTGATGGCCGACGGCCACGAGGTCAAGACCATCGAGGGGCTGGCCGCCGACGGCGCGCGGCTGCATCCGATGCAGGAGGCTTTCCGTGAGCACCATGGCCTGCAGTGCGGCTTCTGCACGCCCGGCATGATCATGACCGCGATCGACATCGTGCATCGCAAGGGCCACGAGCTCGACGACCATACGATCCGCGAGGAGCTGGAAGGCAATCTCTGCCGTTGCACCGGCTACCAGAACATCGTCGCCTCGATCGCCGCCGGCGCGAAGGCGATGGCGAAATCCGATCTCGCGTAA
- a CDS encoding VWA domain-containing protein, producing the protein MAINHLAPEKTEQFADNIVGFARALRATGMPVGPGAVIDAMNALQVIDIGSRADVFTTLEAIFVKRHEHALIFKQAFNLFFRASEEWKHMLDSVPLPDGAKKKPPAASRRVQEAMSQPRMTETPQHQEQDLRLSVSDKEILQKKDFAQMSAAEIAEALRAIEMMRLPQAELLTRRHQPDPRGLRLDMRRTLRASLRTGGDIIDIHRLGRIEKPAPIVALLDISGSMSEYTRLFLHFLHAIGDARKRVSVFLFGTRLTNVTRALRQRDPDEALASCSAAVEDWAGGTRIATSLHNFNKLWARRVLSQGAIVLLISDGLEREADSKLAFEMDRLHRSCRRLIWLNPLLRFGGFEAKAQGIKMMLPHVDEFRPVHNLSSIQELITTLSRPLPPHHRSLIRPAA; encoded by the coding sequence ATGGCCATCAACCACCTCGCGCCTGAAAAGACCGAGCAGTTCGCCGACAATATCGTCGGCTTTGCGCGTGCGCTGCGTGCGACCGGCATGCCGGTCGGTCCGGGCGCGGTGATCGATGCCATGAATGCGCTGCAGGTGATCGACATCGGCAGCCGCGCCGACGTCTTCACCACGCTGGAGGCGATCTTCGTCAAGCGGCATGAGCATGCGCTGATCTTCAAGCAGGCCTTCAACCTGTTCTTCCGCGCCTCGGAAGAGTGGAAGCACATGCTGGATTCGGTGCCGTTGCCGGATGGCGCCAAGAAGAAGCCGCCGGCCGCCTCGCGTCGCGTCCAGGAAGCGATGTCGCAGCCGCGGATGACGGAGACGCCGCAGCACCAGGAGCAGGATCTGCGCCTGTCGGTCTCCGACAAGGAAATCCTTCAGAAGAAGGATTTTGCGCAGATGAGCGCGGCCGAGATCGCCGAGGCGCTCCGTGCCATCGAGATGATGCGGCTGCCGCAGGCGGAGCTCTTGACGCGCCGGCACCAGCCCGATCCGCGCGGCCTGCGGCTCGACATGCGTCGCACCCTGCGCGCGTCCTTGCGCACCGGCGGCGACATCATCGATATCCATCGCCTGGGGCGGATCGAGAAGCCGGCCCCGATCGTGGCGCTGCTCGATATCTCCGGCTCGATGAGCGAGTACACCCGCCTGTTCCTGCATTTCCTCCATGCCATCGGGGACGCGCGCAAACGCGTCTCGGTGTTCCTGTTCGGCACGCGGCTGACCAATGTGACACGCGCGTTACGCCAGCGCGATCCCGACGAGGCGCTGGCGAGTTGCTCGGCCGCGGTCGAGGACTGGGCCGGCGGCACGCGGATTGCGACCTCGCTGCACAACTTCAACAAATTGTGGGCGCGGCGCGTGCTGAGCCAGGGCGCCATCGTGCTCTTGATTTCCGACGGGCTGGAGCGGGAGGCCGATTCCAAGCTCGCCTTCGAGATGGACCGGCTGCACCGCTCCTGCCGGCGGCTGATCTGGCTCAACCCGCTCCTGCGGTTCGGCGGCTTCGAGGCCAAGGCCCAGGGCATCAAAATGATGCTCCCGCACGTTGACGAATTTCGTCCGGTGCATAATTTGAGCTCTATCCAGGAGCTGATCACCACGCTGTCCCGGCCGCTGCCGCCGCATCATCGCAGCCTGATCCGCCCCGCAGCCTGA
- a CDS encoding XdhC family protein: protein MKLAILHELNAERTARRPVILVTDTESGEQRLVKAADFARDPLRAELDKQLRMGKSASVEAGGKKLFLNVYAPTAKLVIIGAVHISQALAPLARSLGYDVTVVDPRTAFASPERFPDVPLVAEWPDTALPPLNVDAYTAFVAVTHDPKIDDPALLHAFERNCFYIGALGSRKTHAKRGDRLRAQGAKDTDIARIHAPIGLAIGAVSPSEIAVSIMAEITAVLRLPPKEKEEAA from the coding sequence GTGAAGCTCGCGATTTTGCACGAACTCAACGCCGAGCGCACCGCGCGCCGGCCTGTCATCTTGGTGACCGACACCGAGAGCGGCGAGCAGCGCCTGGTGAAAGCGGCGGATTTCGCCAGGGATCCGCTGCGCGCCGAGCTCGACAAGCAGCTTCGCATGGGCAAGAGCGCCAGTGTCGAGGCCGGCGGCAAAAAACTGTTCCTCAACGTCTACGCGCCGACCGCAAAGCTCGTCATCATCGGCGCAGTCCATATCAGCCAAGCCTTGGCGCCGCTGGCGCGCTCGCTCGGCTACGACGTCACTGTCGTCGATCCGCGCACGGCGTTTGCGAGCCCCGAGCGCTTCCCCGATGTTCCGCTGGTCGCGGAGTGGCCGGACACGGCGCTGCCGCCGCTCAATGTCGATGCCTACACCGCCTTCGTTGCGGTGACGCACGATCCGAAGATCGACGATCCCGCGCTGCTGCATGCCTTCGAGCGTAACTGCTTCTATATCGGCGCGCTCGGCTCGCGGAAGACGCACGCCAAGCGCGGCGACCGGCTGCGAGCCCAGGGCGCCAAGGACACCGATATCGCGCGCATCCACGCGCCGATCGGGCTTGCAATCGGCGCAGTCTCGCCGTCCGAGATCGCGGTGTCGATCATGGCCGAGATCACGGCGGTGCTGCGGCTACCACCAAAAGAAAAAGAAGAAGCGGCATGA
- a CDS encoding carboxymuconolactone decarboxylase family protein has protein sequence MDDQKRRDAGMNVRRKVLGNAWVDKSIANRNAFNTDFQDMITRYAWGEIWTRPHFDERTRRVLVIGTMVALGQWDEFRLHVRAALAEGGFTPDDIKEILLQQAIYCGVPAANHAVKEASAIVQELGLLKP, from the coding sequence ATGGACGATCAGAAGCGCCGCGATGCCGGCATGAACGTGCGCCGGAAAGTGCTGGGCAATGCCTGGGTCGACAAGTCGATCGCCAACCGGAACGCCTTCAACACCGACTTCCAGGACATGATCACCCGCTACGCCTGGGGCGAGATCTGGACGCGGCCGCATTTCGACGAACGCACGCGGCGGGTCCTGGTGATCGGCACCATGGTCGCGCTCGGGCAATGGGACGAATTCCGCCTGCACGTGCGCGCGGCGCTCGCCGAGGGCGGCTTCACCCCCGACGACATCAAGGAAATTCTGCTGCAGCAGGCGATCTATTGCGGCGTCCCGGCGGCAAACCACGCCGTCAAGGAAGCCTCAGCGATTGTGCAGGAGCTCGGCCTGCTCAAGCCCTAG
- a CDS encoding xanthine dehydrogenase family protein subunit M, with translation MYEFKYHRPGTVRQAANLLVKNEDAKVIAGGHTLIPVMKQRLASPPHLVDLSHIEGLNTIEMKGRSLVIGATAKHAEVATSAIVGEAIPALASLASQIGDPAVRHKGTIGGSLANNDPTADYPAAVLALGATIVTNKRRLKAEEYFQGLFSTALEADEIITKVMFPLPKKAAYIKFRNQASRYALVGVFVARRPSDVRVAVTGAGSDGVFRVEAFEEALKKRFSSKVLDGIEVPVEGLNSDIHGSAEYRAHLIGVLTRRALDAANAKE, from the coding sequence ATGTACGAATTCAAATACCATCGCCCCGGGACCGTGCGGCAGGCTGCCAACCTCCTGGTGAAGAACGAAGACGCCAAGGTGATCGCCGGCGGTCACACGCTGATTCCGGTCATGAAGCAGCGGCTCGCAAGCCCGCCGCATCTGGTCGACCTCTCCCACATCGAGGGGCTGAACACGATCGAGATGAAGGGCCGTTCCCTGGTGATCGGCGCCACCGCCAAGCATGCCGAGGTCGCGACCTCCGCCATCGTCGGCGAGGCGATCCCGGCACTGGCCAGCCTCGCCAGCCAGATCGGCGATCCCGCCGTGCGCCACAAGGGCACGATCGGCGGCTCGCTCGCCAACAACGATCCGACCGCGGATTATCCGGCCGCCGTGCTTGCACTCGGCGCGACCATCGTCACCAACAAGCGTCGCCTCAAGGCCGAGGAGTATTTCCAGGGTCTGTTCTCGACCGCGCTGGAAGCCGACGAGATCATCACCAAGGTGATGTTCCCGCTGCCGAAGAAGGCCGCCTACATCAAGTTCCGCAACCAGGCCTCGCGTTACGCCTTGGTCGGCGTGTTCGTGGCGCGGCGTCCGTCGGACGTGCGGGTTGCCGTCACCGGTGCCGGCTCGGACGGCGTGTTCCGCGTCGAGGCATTCGAGGAGGCGCTGAAGAAGCGGTTCTCGTCGAAGGTGCTCGATGGCATCGAGGTGCCGGTGGAAGGGCTGAACAGCGACATCCACGGCAGCGCCGAATACCGCGCGCATCTCATCGGCGTGCTGACACGGCGTGCGCTCGATGCCGCCAATGCCAAGGAATGA